One region of Natrinema sp. HArc-T2 genomic DNA includes:
- a CDS encoding PadR family transcriptional regulator, with product MYDLTAFQRDILYVIAGQSDPHGLAIKDELEEYYENEVHHGRLYPNLDEVVDKGLVEKGEADKRTNYYTITARGQRELEDRRKWEDQYVDELLSNSE from the coding sequence ATGTACGATCTCACTGCGTTCCAACGTGACATCTTGTACGTGATTGCTGGCCAGAGCGATCCACATGGGCTCGCGATCAAAGACGAACTTGAGGAGTACTACGAGAACGAGGTCCACCACGGACGACTGTATCCGAATCTCGACGAGGTCGTCGACAAAGGGCTTGTCGAGAAAGGCGAGGCCGACAAACGAACGAACTACTACACGATCACAGCGCGTGGTCAACGCGAACTTGAGGACCGTCGCAAGTGGGAAGACCAGTACGTCGATGAGCTACTCTCGAATTCGGAGTGA
- a CDS encoding PadR family transcriptional regulator: protein MDDLTGFQRDLLYVIAGADRPSGQDVKDEIEQYYSSEINHGRLYPNLDTIVNKNLVEKGQLDRRTNYYAITDEGEQAIEDRREWESQYVD from the coding sequence ATGGACGACCTTACAGGATTCCAACGAGACCTGCTGTACGTAATCGCGGGTGCTGACAGGCCATCCGGACAGGATGTCAAAGACGAGATCGAGCAGTACTACAGTTCAGAGATCAACCACGGGCGACTGTATCCCAATCTCGATACGATTGTGAATAAGAACCTTGTCGAGAAAGGACAACTCGACAGGCGAACGAACTATTACGCGATTACAGACGAGGGAGAACAAGCGATTGAGGATCGCCGTGAGTGGGAATCCCAGTACGTCGACTGA